The Epinephelus moara isolate mb chromosome 21, YSFRI_EMoa_1.0, whole genome shotgun sequence DNA window CTTTCTTATGGGTCtttatgaaaaacatatttaaagagAAATGTTAGTGTGACTCCTCAGAGAAGCAAATATCCATGCAATTTACTGTACTTAGAAAAGGGtgaataaatattgttttaccATACAAACCTTTTTCATACTGTTTCTTGTTTTAAGGTGTAATGTAGAATTTTGGACCTTTGTTACGATAAATGTGGTCAAGGAAAACCATACTTTCTTCCACCATCAGAAGCTAGTTACCCTTAAAAGTGACCAAAGAATCACCTAAAATGAAAGctatatgttcaaaatgttgcaAGCCCAATGACTCAAAGAATTTGATGTATTATATTATTAGAATAAAACAGATTCTGATATTTGCTGTATTTAGAAAACCCAACTCAAGTTGAGCTGTTACCTATTGGAATCCTAAACTGAGAACACAGGATGGGGTATTAATATTAAACTTAACCACTGAACTTTTCTagagaaaataatttaattatataCATTCAATatatttaatcattttcattatATCTACCTGAGACCATGTGTTCTCATATAAGTTAACTTAggcctgttgtccttgtttatggacactttttttgtgccatgtAGTGGCAGTAAGAGTACAATACACGGAtatatgtaaaaacaagatggcagccatctctgtcaagttagtctgcagctgatcctaaCAGAAGTGGGCAAGGTTCAAAACCTGATCatattttatggttgaaactagtgtatttgtgtttatatTGCATACAAattttgaccaattttagcaacaggaaCAAACTAAGACACTTAATTAGGAAGTATTTGTTGTGACAATGTTATCATCTCATCTGTGGACATTGGGACGTGATTGttgcagcatttcacacaggccaatTCTGTGACAAGACTGTTCCTTCAGACAAAAAGGACATTCCTAGCTTGGACTATGGAGCAAGGAAATTTCATACAGAATTACAAATTGAACAAATCACAATTTAGTTTCTGCACAGCCATGCTAaggctttaaaacaaacagttacGAACAGTTTTTGACTTGAACAGTGACCTCAAACCCACAGtgttacaaaaacattaaacaaatgttgcattgtttgtaattctgtttttgcacaacagtgtttgtgcattgaaataaacagttttacaCTTTATTACACATTTGTGGTTATGAAGAAACCCCAATGtcccatatgaggacatcatttAGTTcaaaaactacttcctgttcaaagaCTGCTTTGTTTATTATACTTATCAGATCCGactaatcccaaatagctaggagaaatgaaaaatgcataccaaacaaaagcttaTGCAGTGTAAATAGAATATAATTTACCACAAAAGTGGTGCTAAGTAGTGAATGGTAGTAAATTCTCCAGTAGATGGCGGTAGTAAACCTATAGACTGACTTGGTaaacgaagaagaagaaaagtccGCCTGCAATCCAgtcgaagaagaagaagaaagaaggcGGACTGTACTGCAGACAGAGCAGGGACATATTTCTCAAACTAGCTAGCTGAACTGAAAAATCCTAAATGGATCTAACGGAACAGGTAAACGGCATGTTTCTGTTCAGCCCAGTATATGCCGACAGGGAAAATTGGGTGTCGTAAAGTCCTAGCTAGCTGAGGAAGCTTAATTTAGCTACATCTAGATGTTACATGAGTGAACTGACGCTAAAAGCAGTGCTACGTTAGCTAGCTTTGGTTGGTTGActtagctagttagcaagcaACAGCGAACCGGTGTCTGTTATTCTTATCTGTCGTTAAGAATTATGTAATGTTGTGTAACTACTCAAACGCGTACCTTCCAAAGATAATAACAGTGTCCAGTCATGTCTGGCAGCATGTGTCAGCTAGCTAGCAGTAAGCTAGCTTTGACTGCAACTTACCACAACATTCTAGCAACGTAATGTCAACATAAATAACGTTAGCCAAATGTGGACGCTCATTTTACCATGACAGAGAGATGAAAGTGGGGAGATCCCCTGAGGCTAACGttaagctaatgttaatgtaatgtgattacaattacaattacaaATGTGATTACAATTTCAAACGGAGAGAAAAGGGCCCAGTCCATCTGTATAAGTTAGTTAGTTAGCATCTCATGAATACCATCTACCTTAGCATCCCTCATGTGCATCGATAGGGTAATCGGTCCTCTTCCAGTAGACTGATTTCACAAAGCAAAATCAGTAACTTACATTAACTCAGATAGTTGCTACTGTGAATGGCGCCTAAGGTTTTTAGTTACATGGTGATTTGCATTAGATAAAACTATGGGCAAAAATAGAAACAGTCCTCTCACTCAGCTGGTCCTGAGGCTCATCTCCTCTAACAGTACAAGACATCTGGACAACCCTCACACAATCCAGTCCAACCAAATTATtgctaaagaaaaagaaaactacatCAACTATTACAGACAGTACACAATGGCAAATTATCTGTCTACGATCACAGCCTGGCCATGGAGTCTGGCAGACCTGGCCCCCTAGAGAAGACAGGCTGTCCACAGAGACAGGTTgagacagagcaacattgcCTGCTATGATGCAGCACATATGAAGAAATCAGAATAATATTCTTTACAAATATTACATGTAAACTCCAAGATTTTGATGCACTCTCTGACCAGACTCAAATGCAACATCTACTTGGAGAAAATAGTGTCAGCGCCATAGATGCAGCAAGATATGTCAGTCACAGCCTAAGAGACAgccaacacaacaacatataGTTCACCTCCTCACAGCTCacactctgcctttttatttactcCTTCACTTAATTAGTTTCTTAAAATTTATGTCCGTGATTTTTTTGTATTAGTACACTGTTGTTAATTGTTTCTGAATTCACCATCTTAAATTGTAattgtgctttggcaacacatgAAACGTCATGCTAACCAAGCttattgaattaaaaataaattgaaagaTTTTGTTAGCAGGGCTGGATCCATATAATTAATGTGTTGTAATGAACACTAactaaataatataataatggtGTTCTAGATACATgaaatgtttcatatttttaacTTGAGATAATTGAACTGTTTCAAGAAAACATGTAGTGTCAAACTGTGTGTAAGTGGTCTAAATTGATGTTCATATGTCAGCGGTCGAACTGTTTCTCCAATACAGATCAACCAGTTGGAGGCAGATTTGCAGGAGCTGGGGTCACTCTTGGAGAAAGCGGAGAGGAAAAGAGTGCAGGAGCTGCTCAAGCAGGAGCAGAATAAGGTGGAGAAGGAGCTTGCAGTCAAGCGACAACAGAAGGAGAAACAAGCCAAGAGAGATGCAGACCCATCTGCTGCCTCCAAAGCAGCGTACACAGTCAAGATCACCAACTATGGTACGTTGCCATTGTTTAGTAAGACTGTCACTTATTTGTAAAAAATTACAACAGTTAAGATGTGTGCAAGAGCTGAAAAGCATTCGAAAATCATTCATGTTTTCCTCTTCTATCCAGCTTGGGACCAGTCTGAGAAATTCATCAAAATTTACCTTACACTGAAGGATGTGCACAAAATTCCGTCAGAAAACGTGGAGGTCAACTTTACAGAAAAGTATGATGATAATcaacacatatatatacatacactgACCTATACACAGTGTAAACTAGTCATCATATGGCACTAACCATACAGTTGATTGTATTTGTTCATCCTCTCTTTTGCAGGTCATTTTCTGTGCTCATAAAGGATCTCAATGAGAAAAACCATCAGATGTCAATTCTGAACATGTTGTATCCGATTGATGAAAAGGAAAGCTACAAAAAGGTAAATAAAGCACATTTGTCAGTTAAAGGAATAGACTGTGGTTTTTGATACAAAGTGGCACAAGTTTCTGAATTGTCAGTTAAAAATTGAAAGCAGGAAATGGGCCTAcataataaacatatttaagccGTAACACTACAtcttaaaggaccagtgtgtaggatttagggggatctgTTGGCAACAATGGAATGTAACATTCACAATTATGTTTTCAGTTGTATACTACCATCTGAAACGAAGAGTCGTGTTTTCGTTAGCGTTGAACAAGCCCTTTGTATCTTCATAGGGAGTAGGTCTGCTTCCACAGAGCCTGTCATATTGCggcgccatgtttctacagtagccccaAACAGACAAACTAAGTGGCTCGAGAGAgggccttttttgtttttatgttgatcTGAAGGTCACTGTAGGATCTcataagccccatttccaccaagcagtccggttcagttcagtttggtatgcattttttcagtttccactgtgaaaagttgtggatggtaccaatgaaaccattctgtaccgtccccatttttggtcccccctctgttggggtacctagcacacagatcttgtactaaaaggtggagctgtgaacactgcagtccgttgattagTCAGTAGAGAActctgaccattccattagtttttcttgtctctcttggatgacatacacttttagtaatgagtggatctgcAAGCgttaaaaatatgtattaattGCAGATGTGTCACTGGAGATGAGGAAAAACAGTGAGTgttggatggagcagtgagtgacaacaaccccgcccacatttaagaatACTGTTTGGGGTGGCAATGCTAAACAGACCTATGGCTATGgtttacttttggttccaaagctACAATACCAAAAGGGTTTGGTGGACATGGGGCTATACATGCTTGGAGAGTGAGAGGTGAGGGGAAGGAGGGGTATCCAGTTGGCTGTAGTCTGCGACCTcgctgctagatgccactaaatcctacacgtTGGTCCAATAAATCAGCTAATGATGCTTAATTGTTACATTACATTGTGTTATTTTTGGAACCTTTTGTTAAAAGCTCATTAGCACACACTAGAGCCTGTTGtgttgctgtttattctggatcagaaatgtgcaaaggTGTCCAGCTGAGTGACATTAAGCAGTTGGAcgactccaaaacaaacttgcagTGATAATCCTTAATTTACCACATTGATTTATCAAGTACTTATGGCTAACTACAATTGCTTAATGTTTCTAAAGTCCAGTTCAGCCTTAAGATTTATTGAGATGATTTGAAACTTGCAATGTGCTTGGCTGCAACGTTCTGAAACCTGCCAGTTTACCAATGCAACAGGATGGTGTATCGTCTGTATAGCAGCAACACTTTGTACTTCCTTTCTAACTTGATGCTTTCCAGGTGCAAGAAATGAGTGAAAGATCACTTTGTGGGTGTGACATGCGCTCATACAGcgcactgcagcagcagcagcgaccctctgtcagacacagacgcacTGTGAGAACGGAGACCGCATATGTGTCGACAGTTGCGGGAATGTAAATGAGACGGAGTGGGGTTACCATCAGCCGGTTCAAGTCGAGCTGACATGGGCCGGTTCATACTGATGCCACTTTTCCCTGCGACTTACTAAATACAGTTTCATCTCATCACAAATCGtgggtctgaactgggctttacataTCCAGCAGCAACAAAGAAACACGGGCATCAAGTAGGCCTAGTCCGTTGTCACGCCAGCTGCTGAATTCAGGCTCAGTGTTGACTTGCATTTTACCTTTTGTTCAATCTGCTTACTCCTGGAGGAAAATAGAGCGGCAGTCTTGTTGGCTTTTTGAAAACCCTGTCATTAACCTTCCCATCTTTCCTCCCTTCAACAGATAAAGACAGACATGGTCCTGGTCATGTGCAAGAAGAAGTCAACAAAGAAATGGGAGTGCCTAACAACGCTGGAAAAGCAGTCTAAAGATAAAGAGTAGGTTCAAAGAAATAAGGAATGTTGATTTCAGTTCAAGTAGTTTGCACAAAGCAGGGATTTTGAGTGACATAAGGCTACCGCAGCGCTTTATTCATTATCATAAGGTATTGTGCAACATGTAATGAAGCTTTTAATTAGTGCCACTACTGATGCTAATGTGTGGTCAGTAACTAAGGATACAAGTGGTGTTTAATGACCCATTTCCAGTACCATACAGGTCTGGCCCATTACCCCAGAGACATTGCAGTGTAGTACCATATCTGTAAGCAAGGTGTTGCTGTCTATAATGCAGCCTGGGTGCATGTCACAAGATGAGACTGAGAATCGTAGGTATTCTGTTAAACACATACTAACTGTTATCCAATTGTTCATCGACAGTAAACCCAGCATGGATGAGAACGCAGACCCGAGCGATGGCCTGATGAGCATGCTGAAGAAGATTTACTCAGAGGGAGACGACGAGATGAAGAGAACCATCAACAAAGCCTGGTCAGAGTCCCAAGAGAAGAAGATTCGAGGAGAGGACATGATGGACTTCTGAACTGCACTCGCAGCGTGTCCACAGCAGGACCAAGTGAGAGCTGCCAGGGATGCACCTGACATGACTTGAATATTAAATATCATAGGGTGAAACTCCAATAGAAATCATATTTACACGAAATCTATCAAAGTCAGTGTAAAGCTcatcaaaaaaaagttttgggaTTAATGTCTGAGCCCTGGATGGCCTCATTTTGGCCCTGCTTTGAAAATCAAGCTAACGCTGTCCTGATAGTCATGGGACACAATGCAGAAACCTCTCAATGAAAATACCTGTAAAACATAAAGGCAGTGTCCAGCAGATGGCGACCTTAACACAGCAGTCAGATTTAAAGGGGTAAATGACCACAATGCAGTTGTTTTTCTTGATTAGTGTTAATAATTCATTGTTACAGTTGGACCAGGGCACTTTAAACATGTGAGAAATGTTCTGTAAAGTCACATCTTAATATTGTTTCTGCAGAATAAGATGTTTCCAAGTGTACATTTGCCAAAATCACACTCATATTCCTTTAAACAAAGACAACCAGAGGACATTTTTTACGTCTTCATATCAGCCTTTTATTTATCATTCCATAAATAGCTCAAATAACAGCTGCAGCGCCGTTACAGCTCATGCATCTGTCCGATGTAATAGATACATTACTGCATAGGTCTGTGTTTGACATGAAATGTATTTGACCCATTCCTGTTGCATAGCGTAATGCTCTAAAACATTCTTTAATTCCTGAATGTGACTTCCATTGTCATAGCTTTGACAGTTTCCCACTATAATTCCTACTTACAGTAGCACTATCTaaaattgtatgttttattatgattatttgCTTTCGGGCTTTTGTCATTCATGTATTGTTGCCTGCCCTCAGGGTGTTCATGAAGGTCTTATGAATATAAATCTTGATTTGAGtctgctctgcctctgtctgtcttctaACAACTTGCTAGACTTGTCTCGCCCCACTATGCATGCTGTCATCATATAGTGTCTTGAAGTTACATTATTGTGTAGTCATGATTTAGATATGCCCTCACAGAAGAGTTGGTATTTTAGTGACTTATGTAAACTTGATCTTAACGCCTTTGTTTAAAAGGATTCTGCACAGTAAGATGagcaatggttcccaactggtccagatttctccttagtcattagagGTCCCACactttaatacattcagcgtcatacttgcgttcgGCCATGTCATTTAGCgagctttctgtctgtgtcaagtagctgtctctTTGTCACTCACtctggcacttcaaaataaaagctctgtgctggaaatttactgtacttgaaattaaagtgtgtttttttaacaaacttgacacgtttgtgagtcacttgcggtccatccAGAATGGGCCCATGACCAACTTTTGGACAGCGAcctaccagttgggaaccactgacttagAATTTTGTTTAAGATGCAGTACAACTTCTAATAGTTTATAAGCTGCCACAGCACAGTAAAGCTGCAGTGACTAATTGTTTAGAGCGAGTATCTGCATCTTTATATCTGTCCAACCCACTAATTTATCTGTGCCTGTACTTGTAACAGGTGGAGTTCATGTCAGAAGTGGGTAGAGTTTAAATGGAAAGTGGATTGGGCCTGATCACAAGTTGTTCTTTTTATCTGGATTAATCAGAAGTTGTGATATTTATTACCCATGACAAAAGCATTTACAGAACACAGCATTGAAATCCACAACAGCAGAGGAACCAGATGGAGCTTTAAAGACCCCAAGTTCCTCAAAAGATTTCACGTGTCCCAAGCTGTCGCAGTTACATTAAACAAAGAATTGGTCGTTCTCGTTAAAAGTCTGACAATGTTTCTGTCCgttgagcttcagatcattttttttatcacaagaGTCGTAGATTAATATGTATGATACACATAAGTGGCACATTATCTGTACCGGATACGAGTTTCATCCGAGTTTTCGGCTAAACTCTATTAATTGCCAACCAAAttgataactgattaatcagTCTGAGTAATTTCTGTaagaaaaaaaggttaaaattctctgattccagcttcttaaacgtcaatattttctggtttctttactcctctgtgacaAAGTGAACACCTTTGGATTGTGCATAAATCAAGACATTTGGTGACATTTTCAGacaattaattgagaaaataatcgacAGTAAAAGTAagtgttagttgcagccttacAACACAGCTTGGACCAGTCAATAAAGGGagtttaaaagcatttataTAACCCAAGTTTTGCACAGCATGAGCTTTAAGCTGCACCTTTTGTCCACCAGGTGGCAGCTGTGATCACATCACATCAGTCTCTTTGGGGATTTCACACAGACTGGGAAAATCTGACCAgagactttttttaaaactgtagctgtagttttattttgtaggatTCTGAAGACtggcagaaaaacaaattaattaatctaCCTGTAAATTGCGAAACTGACGATAAGACTCACTGCAATATTTTAACCATTTGTAGGTCCTATAATTTATGAGTTATGGAATTATTTTGCTTCTACAGGTGGGGATCACATTATATGACCTGTTGTAATATTTCCATGGTAGGATGGCTGCATGACTGTTTAGAATATGTTGTGCCATTTCTACATTGTTAAATTAACATATTAATTATTGTGTACACATCCTAAAGGTGCATGAGTCAATGTGGCACAATTCATTTATGTAGCAGAATTAAAATATTTCacgaaaataaaattaaaagcaaGAAAATGATTCACATTTTTAGACATAATGACCCTTAAATAACAACAATCCAAACAGTTAAGAGCCCAGGTTCATTATTTACGGTAAAAACTGGCATTATAATAAATCTATTCCCCCCATCAGTTCCAGGTACCCATTAACTAAACTCTAGATTAAAGGTGACCAACATTGGAAACCCCCTGTGCTCTGCTCGGGTTACATCGTGTCATTGGCctcacagcagctctgtgacaTGAGCTCCATCAACGTGAGCGCAACCGATTGGTTTTTCATGAGctgttttcattcatattttttcctccATCCCAgatatactgttttttttttttttgattgagaTTTTGTCTGAGCAAATCGTCTGGACTTTCTCCACCAGTGCGCCACCTCCCCACGCCCCCTGCTCCGTGACGTCGCCGCTCGCCTATATAGGCTCAGAGCTCCGTGCCCGGACACGCCAGATGGATACAGTTGGACGCAGCGGACGCATCATTACGCACAAGACGAACCACTGAGAAAACAAGGGAaaaggatatatatatatatacatatatacacgaACTGATCGTTTGCATCACTGCGTTTAATGGATACCGGTTGTTTCACCGCGGCGCAGCGTATTTCGTGCCACGCCATGAATGCGGATTTATTCAAGCCCGCTCCGGAGCGTGGACCCCAACAGTCCTCTGCCCCGGTGAAAACCAGCAGGAATAAACCCGaacaaaccaaaccagagctggccCAGGTGGTGACAGACTCCAAAACGGGAAGATCCTACAGTAAAGGGAAGCTTTTGGGAAAGGTACGGAGGTTTTTTAATATTACATGTGCTTGTCTCGCGTCACCACAGGGATGTTTCTGAGCGTCTATCTGAGGCGATGTTGAATTGAAATGAAGCTGTCTGTgattaaaatgcattattagCCATTTCCCAGGTGTGACACTAATGCGGGAATAAGGGAATGACCTCGTGGTGGTGGATGTGGCCAATCTTCCCCTGCTGTGCGCGTCATTGCTGAATGAATCAGGCGCAAGGTGTGCCCAGCTCCTGTGCGCACACATGATTGGCAACACCTTAGAAAAGCCGATGAATTATTATCCACAAGAGTCCTCGCGTTTTAACGACATCTCAGACAGCTGTTAACCCATTAATGTCTGTCTGATTATGCCATGACTCCTCTCCTTACAACACCGCATGTAATGATTTTTGTCACCGTGTGTGCGATGTGTGATGGAGCGACTGTATCAACATGTTGCTCGTCATCGATACGATGCGTCGGGCAGCCAGCCaagtctcctttttttttcctccgctGCCTGCCGCAGAGCTGGAAACGTCTCCGTCAATTTCACAGTTAATGAATGCAGCAGCTCCGTCTGCCTCAACCCTCGTGTCCTCGAGCCTATTGCACCCCGAGATCTGCATAAATAAACAGCAGTAAACATGATATTAGGAGGTGATTGTCGGGTTTTAGAGGCAAAGCAGagcaaacaaagcaacaaaagatGCTTGGTAGTTGATTATCTTGAGTATAAAATGATGCATCTGATTGGATTTAATCCTGGTTTGGTTATTTCCTCTCGTTCTGTCCTCACTAGTATTTCAGAATTCGCTAAATCATTCATTTTGATTGCTGTGCAGCTATTGATCCCCACATCAAAGACTTGCCATTGAAGCAGATAATTTATGGCCATTGCAGGTTTTCAACCTGCTGCTATCTTAACTGATCACCCTGTTTGTCTCCCCTAAGGGTGGCTTTGCTCGAT harbors:
- the cacybp gene encoding calcyclin-binding protein, producing the protein MDLTEQINQLEADLQELGSLLEKAERKRVQELLKQEQNKVEKELAVKRQQKEKQAKRDADPSAASKAAYTVKITNYAWDQSEKFIKIYLTLKDVHKIPSENVEVNFTEKSFSVLIKDLNEKNHQMSILNMLYPIDEKESYKKIKTDMVLVMCKKKSTKKWECLTTLEKQSKDKDKPSMDENADPSDGLMSMLKKIYSEGDDEMKRTINKAWSESQEKKIRGEDMMDF